The following coding sequences lie in one Sphingobium sp. KCTC 72723 genomic window:
- a CDS encoding c-type cytochrome, with protein MTIASAIRLPMLALLGLPFAALPMLTGQLTAAATPGPAPKAAIVARQIGYKKMGAAMKALNDQLKTDAPAKSIMAGAAQTLATTAREQPRLFPAGSGPTAGIATDALPNIWTERATFDAQMAKLITESGKLIAIVNQGNPDAIRVQAKATGATCAACHRQFRADT; from the coding sequence ATGACCATTGCATCCGCCATTCGCCTCCCGATGCTCGCCCTGCTGGGGCTTCCTTTCGCGGCATTACCGATGTTAACGGGGCAGCTGACAGCCGCCGCCACACCCGGTCCCGCGCCCAAAGCCGCCATCGTCGCGCGCCAGATTGGATACAAGAAAATGGGCGCGGCCATGAAGGCGTTGAACGACCAGCTAAAGACCGATGCCCCGGCAAAGAGCATAATGGCTGGCGCGGCGCAGACTTTGGCCACGACCGCGCGTGAACAGCCCAGACTTTTCCCGGCGGGCAGCGGCCCGACGGCGGGCATTGCCACCGACGCGCTACCCAACATCTGGACGGAGCGCGCCACTTTTGACGCACAGATGGCCAAGTTGATTACGGAATCCGGCAAATTGATAGCTATCGTTAATCAGGGCAATCCCGACGCGATCCGCGTTCAGGCTAAGGCGACTGGTGCGACCTGCGCCGCCTGCCATCGCCAGTTCCGTGCCGACACATGA
- a CDS encoding cytochrome b/b6 domain-containing protein, whose protein sequence is MTDHPEQVVAQSRHILVWDIYIRLFHWLLVALLAFSWWSGEQHEMEWHRRSGYAILFLLVFRLYWGFFGAGTACFAQFLRGPRAVIAYIPSVTKRPYHATTGHNPIGGWSVLLMLATLIAMVAAGLFAVDVDGLESGPLADYVSFDQGRIASDLHGWLFNILLALVALHVVAILYYLLRLRHNLIGPMIHGRRTAESGDAVDLRPGSPWKVLLGLLIAAACVCAIAFR, encoded by the coding sequence ATGACCGATCATCCTGAGCAGGTCGTTGCTCAATCCCGGCATATTTTGGTCTGGGATATTTATATTCGGCTGTTTCACTGGCTGCTTGTCGCGTTGCTCGCCTTTTCCTGGTGGAGCGGCGAACAGCATGAAATGGAATGGCATCGCCGCTCAGGCTATGCCATTCTCTTCCTGCTGGTTTTTCGCCTGTATTGGGGATTTTTTGGCGCGGGAACAGCATGTTTTGCGCAATTCCTGCGGGGGCCACGCGCGGTTATCGCTTATATTCCCAGCGTCACCAAACGCCCTTATCACGCGACTACGGGTCATAACCCCATCGGCGGCTGGAGCGTGCTGCTGATGCTCGCCACGCTGATCGCGATGGTCGCGGCGGGCCTGTTCGCGGTGGATGTAGACGGCCTGGAATCCGGTCCGCTGGCAGACTATGTCAGCTTTGATCAGGGCCGCATCGCCTCTGACCTGCATGGATGGCTGTTTAATATACTGCTCGCACTCGTGGCGCTGCATGTCGTTGCAATCCTCTATTATTTACTACGCCTGCGACATAATCTGATCGGCCCAATGATCCATGGCCGCCGCACCGCGGAAAGCGGCGATGCAGTCGACCTTCGCCCTGGATCGCCTTGGAAAGTCCTGCTCGGCCTTCTCATCGCTGCTGCCTGCGTCTGCGCAATTGCCTTTCGATAA
- a CDS encoding DUF3422 domain-containing protein, protein MIHGRSDALPDMMRFIEHPERRQVVGEMHLRRFPRLALPTQAIQLARLLDADDREAEAAALAVCPVPTQADGARHLEGHWSDDIRMAWERHSEASTITLTFTGDAAQPLVWTHPDDDPRAAAIRWVESLPGRVIRATHVMMVADDIAAAPLVDSAGFRASHLVSCHVAGGARVWGDFRIHDDGYGRLVVAANGLAAGDVARCVQRLQELGNYRNMALLGLPVAQAGWAALSRMEGQLEQTAQFLQGGAERDDALLAQLSAQTATLLALAGDCDFRLSATAAYARIVTDRLDELDARPIAGFQSLPDFVGRRFHPAMRTCMAFSGRLHLLGERTAQFTALLRTRIETHIENQNAHLLASMDRSARMQLRLQHLVEGLSAVAISYYALGLLSYTLKAVEKLTPGFSATLVLGVAAPMLMATVYVMMGRVRRRLVSGDDAHGDEGA, encoded by the coding sequence ATGATCCATGGTCGATCTGACGCATTGCCGGACATGATGCGCTTCATCGAACATCCTGAGCGACGCCAGGTGGTTGGCGAGATGCATCTGCGTCGCTTCCCGCGCCTTGCCCTGCCGACCCAGGCGATCCAGCTGGCGCGGCTGCTCGACGCGGACGACCGTGAGGCAGAAGCGGCCGCGCTGGCGGTTTGTCCTGTGCCGACACAGGCGGATGGCGCTCGTCATCTGGAGGGCCATTGGTCCGACGATATTCGCATGGCATGGGAACGTCACAGCGAAGCCAGCACGATCACGCTGACCTTCACCGGCGATGCAGCGCAGCCGCTGGTGTGGACGCATCCCGATGACGACCCGCGCGCCGCCGCGATCCGATGGGTCGAGTCTTTGCCGGGCCGGGTCATTCGCGCAACCCATGTCATGATGGTCGCCGATGACATTGCCGCCGCGCCGCTTGTCGATAGCGCAGGCTTCCGCGCCTCTCATCTGGTGTCATGCCATGTCGCGGGCGGTGCGCGGGTGTGGGGCGATTTTCGTATTCATGACGATGGCTATGGCCGGTTGGTGGTCGCGGCCAACGGCCTGGCTGCCGGAGATGTCGCGCGTTGCGTGCAGCGCCTTCAGGAACTGGGCAATTATCGCAATATGGCCTTGCTCGGCCTGCCCGTCGCACAGGCAGGCTGGGCCGCTCTGAGCCGGATGGAAGGGCAACTGGAACAGACTGCGCAGTTTTTGCAGGGCGGGGCGGAACGCGACGATGCGTTGCTGGCCCAACTGTCCGCACAGACGGCGACCCTGCTTGCACTGGCGGGGGACTGCGATTTTCGCCTGAGCGCCACGGCTGCCTATGCGCGGATCGTGACCGACCGGCTGGACGAGCTGGATGCACGCCCGATCGCCGGGTTCCAGTCGCTTCCCGATTTTGTCGGGCGGCGCTTTCATCCAGCGATGCGCACCTGCATGGCCTTTTCGGGGCGGCTGCACCTGCTGGGGGAGCGGACCGCCCAGTTTACCGCCTTGTTGCGCACGCGCATCGAGACGCATATCGAAAATCAGAATGCGCACCTGCTGGCATCCATGGATCGCAGCGCACGGATGCAGTTGCGCTTGCAGCATCTGGTCGAGGGATTGTCGGCCGTTGCCATCAGCTATTATGCGCTTGGCCTGCTATCCTATACGCTCAAGGCGGTCGAGAAACTGACGCCCGGATTTTCCGCAACGCTGGTTTTGGGCGTGGCTGCGCCGATGCTGATGGCCACCGTTTACGTCATGATGGGCCGGGTGCGGCGGCGGCTCGTTTCCGGGGATGATGCGCATGGCGACGAGGGCGCATAA
- a CDS encoding methanol/ethanol family PQQ-dependent dehydrogenase has translation MKGRFTRSLAGALAMALLAAGAPSLATGPTDADLMGDAASTGDVLTYGMSPQGHRFSPLTTLNASNVAKLVPAFSSSLGGEKQRGQESQPLVYDGTIYVTGSYSRLYAFDARTGEEKWEYNARLPDDIMPCCDVVNRGAAIHGDKIIFATLDARLVALNRMTGKVVWNKQIADYKAGYSATAAPLIVNNMVITGNSGGEFGVVGAVDARDVDTGELIWHRPVIEGNMGTLRGKDNGITGKLNATWQGDQWKTGGGATWLGGTYDPDTNLLFFGTGNPAPWNSHLRPGDNLYSASTLAIDPATGVIKWHYQTTPHDGWDFDGVNEFIPFDATINGKAMKLGAKADRNGYFFVLDRTNGKFISANKFVMQTTWADGFDKAGKPKVIPAGRPGAPNGTEKGSVVFSSPSFLGGKNWMPMAYSKDTGLFYIPSNDWGMDIWNEPIAYKKGAAYLGAGFTIKPIAEDHIGALRAMDPKTGKIVWEYKNKAPLWGGVLTTAGNLVFTGTPEGYLKAFDAKTGKELWKFQTGSGVVGSPITWEQDGEQFVAVMSGWGGAVPLWGGEVAKSFKDINQGGSLWVFKLPK, from the coding sequence ATGAAGGGACGTTTCACACGTTCGCTGGCAGGCGCGCTCGCCATGGCGCTGCTCGCCGCAGGTGCGCCGTCGCTGGCCACCGGGCCGACCGACGCCGATCTGATGGGCGACGCAGCCTCCACCGGCGACGTGCTGACCTATGGCATGAGTCCGCAGGGTCATCGCTTCAGCCCGCTGACCACGCTCAATGCCAGCAATGTGGCAAAGCTGGTGCCTGCTTTCTCCTCCTCGCTGGGTGGCGAAAAGCAGCGCGGCCAGGAATCGCAGCCGCTGGTCTATGACGGCACGATCTACGTCACTGGCTCCTACTCGCGCCTTTATGCGTTCGACGCGCGCACGGGTGAGGAAAAGTGGGAATATAATGCCCGCCTGCCCGACGACATCATGCCCTGCTGCGATGTCGTCAATCGCGGTGCGGCCATCCATGGCGACAAGATCATCTTCGCGACCCTCGACGCGCGTCTGGTCGCGCTCAACCGCATGACCGGCAAGGTCGTCTGGAACAAGCAGATCGCCGATTATAAGGCAGGCTACAGCGCGACTGCTGCGCCGCTGATCGTCAACAACATGGTCATCACCGGCAATTCGGGCGGCGAATTCGGTGTCGTCGGCGCGGTCGATGCGCGTGACGTCGATACCGGCGAACTGATCTGGCACCGCCCGGTCATCGAAGGCAATATGGGTACGTTGCGCGGCAAGGATAATGGCATCACCGGCAAGCTCAACGCCACATGGCAGGGCGACCAGTGGAAAACCGGCGGCGGCGCGACCTGGCTGGGCGGCACCTATGACCCGGACACCAATCTGCTCTTCTTTGGCACCGGCAACCCGGCCCCCTGGAACAGCCATCTGCGCCCCGGCGACAATCTCTATTCCGCCTCGACGCTGGCGATCGACCCGGCGACCGGCGTCATCAAATGGCATTATCAAACGACCCCGCATGACGGCTGGGATTTCGACGGGGTGAACGAATTCATCCCGTTCGACGCCACCATCAACGGCAAGGCCATGAAACTGGGCGCAAAGGCCGACCGCAACGGCTATTTCTTCGTCCTCGACCGCACCAACGGCAAATTCATCAGCGCCAACAAATTCGTGATGCAGACGACCTGGGCCGATGGTTTCGACAAGGCGGGCAAGCCCAAGGTGATCCCAGCCGGCCGCCCCGGCGCGCCTAACGGCACTGAAAAGGGCAGCGTCGTCTTTTCCTCGCCATCCTTCCTGGGTGGCAAGAACTGGATGCCGATGGCCTATAGCAAGGACACCGGCCTGTTCTACATCCCGTCCAACGACTGGGGCATGGACATCTGGAACGAACCGATCGCCTATAAAAAGGGCGCGGCCTATCTGGGCGCGGGCTTCACCATCAAACCGATCGCCGAAGATCATATCGGCGCATTGCGGGCGATGGATCCCAAGACCGGCAAGATCGTGTGGGAATATAAGAACAAGGCACCGCTCTGGGGCGGCGTCCTGACCACGGCGGGCAATCTGGTGTTCACTGGCACGCCCGAAGGCTATCTCAAGGCGTTCGATGCCAAGACCGGCAAGGAATTGTGGAAATTCCAGACCGGCTCGGGCGTAGTCGGATCGCCCATCACCTGGGAACAGGATGGCGAACAATTTGTCGCCGTCATGTCCGGCTGGGGCGGCGCGGTGCCTTTGTGGGGTGGCGAAGTCGCCAAATCCTTCAAGGACATCAACCAGGGCGGATCGCTCTGGGTGTTCAAACTGCCCAAATAA
- a CDS encoding substrate-binding periplasmic protein, which translates to MHRRAFLSSAAVAALLGLVSQAAKAAPLGKVKDLGVLRVAVYKDNRPWSWRKDGKLVGIDVDLAQALARGLGVRADIAELVADESADDDLRNGVWKGGLLGFQPADIMLHVPFDRVFAARNDQVAIIAPYYRENFQFAAVKGEMDVNAAPDQYRGKRLAVEIDSIPDFYLIGTAGGALAKDVVHYPGGAEAVLAVTQGQADGVLASRAQIDAILHDTAATNIARRTMPLPAFTSTGWDIGMAVKENSRNLGDAVEAILATMTGSGEMEAIFKVHGVTYQKPRAG; encoded by the coding sequence ATGCACCGTCGCGCCTTTTTGAGCAGCGCGGCGGTGGCCGCCCTGCTGGGATTAGTATCGCAGGCCGCAAAGGCCGCGCCGCTTGGCAAGGTCAAGGATCTGGGTGTCCTTCGGGTCGCCGTCTATAAGGATAATCGCCCCTGGTCCTGGCGCAAGGATGGCAAACTCGTCGGCATCGACGTCGACCTGGCCCAGGCGCTGGCCAGGGGGCTTGGCGTGCGCGCCGACATTGCCGAGCTGGTCGCGGACGAAAGCGCCGACGATGATTTGCGCAATGGCGTGTGGAAGGGCGGATTGCTGGGGTTCCAGCCTGCCGACATCATGCTCCACGTCCCCTTCGACCGCGTCTTTGCCGCCCGTAACGATCAGGTGGCGATCATCGCGCCCTATTATCGCGAAAATTTCCAGTTCGCCGCCGTGAAGGGCGAAATGGACGTCAACGCCGCGCCCGACCAGTATCGTGGCAAGCGACTGGCGGTCGAAATAGACTCCATCCCCGACTTCTATCTGATCGGCACGGCGGGCGGCGCGCTGGCAAAGGACGTCGTCCACTATCCCGGCGGGGCGGAAGCGGTTCTGGCCGTGACGCAGGGGCAGGCCGATGGCGTGCTGGCCAGCCGCGCCCAGATCGATGCGATCCTGCACGACACGGCCGCCACCAACATCGCCCGCCGCACCATGCCCTTGCCCGCCTTCACATCGACGGGATGGGACATCGGCATGGCGGTCAAGGAAAACAGCCGCAATCTTGGCGACGCGGTCGAAGCCATATTGGCGACGATGACTGGGTCGGGCGAAATGGAAGCCATCTTCAAGGTCCATGGCGTAACCTACCAAAAGCCCCGCGCCGGGTAA
- the pedF gene encoding cytochrome c-550 PedF, whose amino-acid sequence MRNFGHIALLGAACVLGASVTPALLAHGNVTPQAVDTAGLPEIGTDWLPHNPYRGNAVAAKIGESAYGQNCARCHGLDAESGGIAPDLRYLEVGDTGDEWYIQRFQHGSSHDGKVYMPPMGDVLGQKAGWAIRAWLETKHQE is encoded by the coding sequence ATGAGGAATTTCGGTCATATCGCATTATTGGGCGCAGCCTGCGTACTGGGCGCGTCGGTCACGCCCGCGCTGCTGGCGCATGGCAATGTTACGCCACAGGCCGTCGATACCGCAGGATTGCCGGAAATCGGCACCGACTGGCTGCCCCATAATCCCTATCGCGGCAACGCAGTAGCGGCCAAAATCGGCGAATCCGCTTATGGCCAGAATTGCGCGCGCTGCCACGGGCTGGACGCCGAAAGCGGCGGTATTGCCCCTGACCTGCGCTATCTGGAAGTGGGCGACACGGGCGACGAATGGTATATTCAACGCTTCCAGCACGGCTCCAGCCATGACGGCAAAGTCTATATGCCGCCGATGGGCGACGTGCTGGGCCAGAAAGCCGGCTGGGCGATCCGCGCCTGGCTCGAAACCAAGCATCAGGAGTAG
- a CDS encoding PQQ-dependent catabolism-associated beta-propeller protein — protein MNRAIFAGLTLIAAMPVAQAQTLYVSNERGNSISVIDAATMKPIATWPVGGRPRGITMTLDGKYILLCASNDHAVQMIDRATGKVVADLPSGEDPEQFFLSRDGRMLFVANEDNAALTAIDLASRKVAFQVDVGKEPEGVAQSPDGKWVVVTSEDEGVVNWIDLSTKMMVDATETDQRPRHVEFTADGKELWIAAEIGGTVQIADPATRKIIDTIRFAIPGVQEHLILPCGIRFTPDGKTAVVALGRGNHIALVDVATRTVRAYVPVGKRVWHVAISADGARAYAANGLSDSVSVVDLASAAVVGTVATGAGPWGVVVGP, from the coding sequence ATGAACAGGGCCATATTCGCCGGGCTGACGCTGATTGCGGCGATGCCCGTGGCACAGGCGCAAACACTGTATGTTTCCAACGAGCGCGGAAACAGCATCAGCGTGATCGACGCAGCGACGATGAAGCCGATCGCGACATGGCCGGTGGGCGGGCGCCCGCGCGGCATCACGATGACGCTGGACGGCAAATATATCCTGCTGTGCGCCAGCAACGACCATGCGGTGCAGATGATCGACCGCGCGACGGGCAAGGTCGTCGCCGACCTGCCATCGGGCGAAGACCCCGAACAGTTTTTCCTGTCGCGCGACGGCAGGATGCTGTTCGTGGCCAATGAGGATAATGCCGCGCTGACCGCGATCGACCTGGCCAGCCGCAAGGTCGCGTTTCAGGTCGATGTGGGCAAGGAACCCGAAGGCGTGGCGCAAAGCCCGGACGGCAAATGGGTGGTGGTGACTTCGGAGGATGAGGGCGTCGTCAACTGGATCGACCTTTCGACCAAGATGATGGTGGACGCGACGGAAACGGACCAGCGGCCCCGCCATGTCGAATTTACCGCCGATGGCAAGGAATTGTGGATCGCAGCGGAAATCGGCGGGACGGTGCAGATTGCCGATCCGGCGACTCGCAAGATCATCGACACGATCCGCTTTGCCATTCCCGGCGTGCAGGAGCATCTGATCCTGCCGTGCGGCATCCGCTTTACGCCCGATGGCAAGACGGCGGTGGTGGCGCTGGGCCGGGGCAACCATATCGCGCTGGTCGATGTCGCGACGCGAACGGTGCGGGCCTATGTGCCGGTCGGCAAGCGGGTGTGGCATGTCGCGATTAGCGCCGATGGCGCGCGGGCCTATGCCGCCAATGGGTTGTCGGACAGCGTTTCGGTCGTGGATCTGGCCAGCGCCGCTGTGGTCGGAACCGTAGCGACGGGTGCTGGCCCGTGGGGGGTCGTAGTCGGGCCGTAA